The DNA window CCCGCGCCGACGGCGACCAGGCGGCGTACACCCTGGCCTTCGACGGCGGAACCGAGATACGCGTGGAGATCCGCGTCACCGGCCGGCAGGTCGACTGGCGCGTCACGGAGATCACCGACACCACCGCACTGCGCGTCGGCACCCTCCAGATCCCCTCACTCGCCTTCCTGTCCGTACGCAGCGACCAGCCCGGCGCCGCACTCCTCGCCGCCCGTGTCCAGCTCGACAAGGCGAAGAGCGGCGACACGCTCGTGAAGCCCGCGGCCGACACCGTCCCCGACGCCGCCCCGCTCGGCTGCGCGTACGCCGTCGTCGCCCACGACCGGCTCGGCGGCGCCGTCGAGACCAACACGTCGTACGACAAACCCGACAGCGCGGCCGGCACCACCTGGGAGAACGGGCGGCTGTGGCGGCAGACCCTCAAGAGGGAGGGTTACGTCAAGGCTCAGCTGTCCTGCGGACAGTGGACGCACCGCGCCGCGACCGCTCCCGTGAACGCCACCGAACCGCTCCCGTACGCCACCGTCGTCATCACCGGTGACCGCAACGGCGACGGCGTCGTGGACTGGCAGGACGCCGCCATCGCATTCCGCGACATCATGGTGAATCCGCTGGGCGCGGACGAGCAGCACCTGCGCGTCGTTCCGCACATCCCTTTCAACTTCGCCAGCCAGGCGACCAACCCGTTCCTCGCGACGCTCGACAACGTCAAGCGCGTCAGTCTCGCGACGGACGGGCTGCGCCAGTACACGCTCCTCAAGGGCTACCAGTCGGAAGGCCACGACTCCGCCCACCCCGACTACGCGGGCAACCACAACAAGCGCGCAGGGGGTCTCGCCGACCTCAACACCCTGATGCGTGAAGGGCGCGCGTGGGGAAGCGACTTCGGCGTTCACGTGAACGCCACGGAGTCGTACCCCGTCGCGCACGCGTTCTCGGAAACGCTCGTCGACAAGACCAACGAACAGTGGGACTGGCTCGACCAGAGCTACCGCATCGACCAGCGGCGCGATCTGGTGTCCGGCGACATCGTCAAGCGCTTCCAGGACCTGCGGGACGAGACGGACCCCGCACTGAACATGCTCTACATCGACGTCTTCCGTGAGTCCGGCTGGACCTCCGACCGGTTGCAGAGGGCACTGCGCGAACAGGGCTGGCAGGTCACCACCGAATGGGGCCACGGCCTGGAACGCTCGGCCCTGTGGGCGCACTGGGCCACCGAGACCGACTACGGCGGCGACACCTCGCGCGGCATCAACTCCCAGCTGATCCGCTTCATCCGCAACCACCAGAAGGACGTCTTCGCCGACAAGTGGCCGACCCTTCTCGGCATCCCGCGCACCGGGAACTTCGAGGGCTGGGTCAACAAGACCGACTGGAACACCTTCTACCAGCAGATCTGGACCGACAGCCTGCCCGCCAAGTACCTCCAGGCGTACCCCGTCAGGACCTGGGCCGCACACGAGATCACCTTCTTCGGCCCCACGAAGACATCCGTGAGCGACGCGGACGGCACGCGCCGCATCACCACCGACGGGCGGACCGTGTACGACGCCGGGCGCTACCTGCTGCCCTGGGAGCCGCGCGAGGCCACCGACCCCCACCGGCTCTACCACTACAACCCGGCGGGCGGCAGGAGCGGCTGGCAGCTGCCGCGCGGCTGGGCGGGCGTCTCGAAGGTGGCGCTCTACAAGCTCACCGACCAGGGACGGCAGTACGTCCGCGAGGTGCCCGTCCGCCTTGGCAGGGTCACCATCGACGCCGAGGCGAAGCAGCCGTACGTCGTCCACCGCACCCGGCTGCCGGCGGCCGCCGACCCGCGCTGGGGGCAGGCCACCCCGCTGCGCGACCCGGGATTCAGCTCCGGCTCCCTGGCCGGCTGGGACGTGAGCGGGCCTGCCTCCGTCGAACTGAGCGCGACCGGCGACTACGAACTGGTCATCGGTGCGGGCGCCGCCGCCTCCGTCGGACAGCGCCTCGCGCGCCTTGCGCCCGGAACGTACGCCGCGTCCGTACAGGTCGAGGTCGGGGCGACCGCGGGGGAGCGGCGGCGCGCGGCGCTCACCGTACGGACCGCCGACGGGACCACCGCGGAGAACTGGACCGACTCCTCCACGGCCGTCAACCTCGTCGCCGCGGACCGCAAGCACGACACCCGCTTCCAGCGGATGTTCACGTACTTCACCGTGCCGGAGGGCGGGGGCAGGGTGGACCTGGCTCTGCGGGCCGGTGAGGGCGACGCGCGGGTGCGCTTCGACAACGTCCGGATCGTTCCCGCGAAGCGAACCACGAAGCCGGGAACGGTCGCCTTCGAGGACTTCGAGAACGTGCCGCAGGGGTGGGGCGTCTTCGTCAAGGGCGACGCGGGCGGCTCCACCGACCCGCGCACCCACATCGCGCAGCGGCACGCACCGTTCACCCAGCGCGGCTGGAACGGCAAGGTGATCGACGACGTCATCGACGGCTCGGAATCGCTCAAGTCGCGCGGCGAGAACTACGGACTGGTCTACCGGACCGTGCAGCACACCGTCCGCTTCGACGCGGGCAGACGCTACCGGGTCTCCTTCCGCTACGAGAACGAGAAGGCCGGGCAGTACGCGTGGATCACCGGTGCCGACGAACCGGCGACCCGGGAACTCCACCGCCAGGCGCTGCCCGTCGCGACGCGGCCCACCCTGCTGAGTTACGAGTTCACCGCACCCGCCCAGGGGGAGACGTGGGTCGGGCTGCGCAAGACCGGCGACGACGGGACGGCGGAGTTCGTCCTTGACACCTTCGAAGTCCGAGAGGTGTAGAGGAACGCGAGGTGTAGAGGGACGCGAGGTGTGAAGGAGCGCGAGGTGTAAGGGGCAGCGCCCAGGAGGGCCGGTCCTTACTACGGACGGACCGGACCCCCCGCCGTACGGCGTCAGTCAGGAGAGTTCCGGGGAGCGCTCCCCGGAACTCTCCAGCTCCAGCACCCACACCTCGTTCGTACCCTCCCGCAGAACGGGCCCGGGAACGTACAACGACTCCTGCGGGCCCACCGCCCAGTACCGGCCCAGACAGAAGCCGTTCACCCAGACGAAGCCCCGTTCCCAGCCCGGGAGCCTCAGCGACGCGTCACCCGCACCCCGGACTTCGAACGTTCCCCGGAACAGTCCCGACGCGCCCGCTTCCGGGGAACGGTACGGGACCTTCCCCACCGCGCCCGCGTCCTCGAACGAGTCCAGGGACAGCCCCCGCGCCCGCACGCCGTGCAGGTACTGCCGCTCGTGCAGAACGCCGCCCGTGATGCCCTTCGGCTCGGCGACACGCGGCCCGTAGTTGACCCGCCCCAACGACTCCACCCACAGCTCCACCGAAGCCGGCCCCGCGACCGGCTCCTCCAGCGCCGCGTAGTCGTCCGCCCCGCCGTCGAGCACCCCCGCCCGGACCCCATCGACGTACACCACCGCCCGGTCCCGCAGCCCCGTCACGCCCAGCGGATACGCCTGCCGAGGCCCCGGCACCTCCACCCGGTAGCGGACAAGCCCCCGGTCGACCCCCAGGTCCTCGAACGTCGGCGGCATCGCGCGCTCGGTCTCCGGTCCACCGAGCACCTCCAGTACGTCGCCGAGCGGCGCCCACTGCGTGATCCCGGCCCGTACCGGCTCACCCAGCACGTCGGGCGCGGCCGGCAGGCCCGGCAGCGGCGCCCCGCCGTCCTGGTAGAGCGCCAGCAGATCGCGGAACAGCCAGAACTTCTCCGTGGGACGGCCGTACTCGTCGACCGGCGCGTCGTAGTCGTACGACGTCACGGTCGGCTGGAGCTCGCCCCCGTGGAGCCGCCCGGAACGGTTCGCTCCCGACCAGCCCGCGAAGTTCGTGCCCCCGTGCGCCATGTAGATGTTCACCGAGGCGCCGCACCGGAGAATCTCGTTCAGCGCCGCCGCCGCGTCCGCGGGGTCCCGTACGACAGGCTCCGCACCCCAGTGGCCGAACCAGCCGCACCAGAACTCCATGCACATCAGGGGACCCGACGGCTGGTACCGGCGCAGCGTCTCGAAGCCCTCGCGCGCCCCCGACCCGAAGTTCGCCGTCGCGAGCACCCCCGGCACCGAACCGCCCGTCAGCATGTGGTCCTCGGGACCGTCGGAAGTGAACAGCGGAACGCTCACCCCGCACTCCCGCAGGAACGCCGTCAGGTGCCGCAGATACACCTGGTCCGACCCGTAGCTGCCGTACTCGTTCTCGACCTGCACCATGATCACCGGGCCGCCCCGGTCGATCTGCCGGGCCACCACCTGCGGCAGCAACTGCCCGAACCACCGTTCCACGTGCGCCAGGTACTCCGCGTCGCGCGTGCGCACGCGCGTGCCGAGCGCACCGGTCAGCCAGTGCGGCAGCCCGCCGTTCTCCCACTCGGCGCAGATGTACGGCCCAGGGCGCACGACGGCCCACAGCCCCGCCTTCCGCGCCGCGTCCAGGAACCGGCCCAGGGCCCCCGCGTCACGCAGCCGCCCGGGCTCCGGCTCGTGCAGGTTCCACGGAACGTACGTCTCCACGCAGTTCAGCCCCATGGCGCGCAGCATCGCGAGCCGGTGCCCCCACTGCCCCTCGTGCACCCGGAAGTAGTGCAACGCCCCCGACAGCAGCCGCACCGGCCGCCCGTCCAGCTCGAAGTCCGACTCACCCACCGTGAAGTCAGCCACGGTCCCGCCTCTCGCTCCACCAACAGCGCCTCAGCGTCACCCTCTGGCGGCCGAGCGGTCCATGGACAAAGATCAGCGCTGTTTGGACACAACGGAACGCATACGAGCGGTCGGGGAGGAGCAAAGCGGATGTACCACACCTGGATGCGCTATTTCACCCCCAGCCCCACCCACCACAAGCTCGGGCTGGTCTGCCTGGGTGTCGGCCTCCAGCACGGAGCCCTGCCCGCCGTCGGCCCCCGCACCCTCGACCACCACGTCGCCGTCGTCGTCAGCGCCGGCGCCGGCTGGTACCGGCACCCCGACGGGCGCCGCGTCGCCGTCACCGCACCCGCCCTCATCTGGCTGATACCGGGTGTTCCGCATCATTACGGCCCCGACCCGGCCACCGGCTGGGACGAGAGCTTCGTCGACTTCACCGGGCCCGCCACCACCACCTACACCGAACTCGGCTACATAGAACCCGACCGCCCCGTCGTCCCCCTCGCCGACACCGCCGCCGCCCGCGCCGCCGTCGGCCGCATCGCCCGCGCCGCACGCCGCGGAAACCCATTCCTCGAAGTGGAGACCGGCGCCGCCGTCCACGAACTCCTCGTCGCACTGCGCCGCGCCCGCGCCGACGTCGGAGCCGAC is part of the Streptomyces agglomeratus genome and encodes:
- a CDS encoding helix-turn-helix domain-containing protein, producing the protein MYHTWMRYFTPSPTHHKLGLVCLGVGLQHGALPAVGPRTLDHHVAVVVSAGAGWYRHPDGRRVAVTAPALIWLIPGVPHHYGPDPATGWDESFVDFTGPATTTYTELGYIEPDRPVVPLADTAAARAAVGRIARAARRGNPFLEVETGAAVHELLVALRRARADVGADGDPVLQALARDAFQPLSVAEHASRHGMTPAELRAAVRRAAGCSPKDYLLGIRLGRAKELLAATELPVAAVARRVGYDDPAYFSRLFTRRVGTAPVRFRDQQGRTVHGGWSHRIPDPEHPPTIATRPT
- a CDS encoding glycoside hydrolase family 35 protein, which encodes MADFTVGESDFELDGRPVRLLSGALHYFRVHEGQWGHRLAMLRAMGLNCVETYVPWNLHEPEPGRLRDAGALGRFLDAARKAGLWAVVRPGPYICAEWENGGLPHWLTGALGTRVRTRDAEYLAHVERWFGQLLPQVVARQIDRGGPVIMVQVENEYGSYGSDQVYLRHLTAFLRECGVSVPLFTSDGPEDHMLTGGSVPGVLATANFGSGAREGFETLRRYQPSGPLMCMEFWCGWFGHWGAEPVVRDPADAAAALNEILRCGASVNIYMAHGGTNFAGWSGANRSGRLHGGELQPTVTSYDYDAPVDEYGRPTEKFWLFRDLLALYQDGGAPLPGLPAAPDVLGEPVRAGITQWAPLGDVLEVLGGPETERAMPPTFEDLGVDRGLVRYRVEVPGPRQAYPLGVTGLRDRAVVYVDGVRAGVLDGGADDYAALEEPVAGPASVELWVESLGRVNYGPRVAEPKGITGGVLHERQYLHGVRARGLSLDSFEDAGAVGKVPYRSPEAGASGLFRGTFEVRGAGDASLRLPGWERGFVWVNGFCLGRYWAVGPQESLYVPGPVLREGTNEVWVLELESSGERSPELS
- a CDS encoding endo-alpha-N-acetylgalactosaminidase family protein encodes the protein MGAPVPPGACWRAHQPTSDRRASVHAQDPGPSRRTVVAATAATAATALAGGAGLVLAGPSAVALAAEAETVLRSRELEVRVDPSFPRIVSYTDRRTGATLYGQEDPVTSVLIDGTARTPEVSSRADGDQAAYTLAFDGGTEIRVEIRVTGRQVDWRVTEITDTTALRVGTLQIPSLAFLSVRSDQPGAALLAARVQLDKAKSGDTLVKPAADTVPDAAPLGCAYAVVAHDRLGGAVETNTSYDKPDSAAGTTWENGRLWRQTLKREGYVKAQLSCGQWTHRAATAPVNATEPLPYATVVITGDRNGDGVVDWQDAAIAFRDIMVNPLGADEQHLRVVPHIPFNFASQATNPFLATLDNVKRVSLATDGLRQYTLLKGYQSEGHDSAHPDYAGNHNKRAGGLADLNTLMREGRAWGSDFGVHVNATESYPVAHAFSETLVDKTNEQWDWLDQSYRIDQRRDLVSGDIVKRFQDLRDETDPALNMLYIDVFRESGWTSDRLQRALREQGWQVTTEWGHGLERSALWAHWATETDYGGDTSRGINSQLIRFIRNHQKDVFADKWPTLLGIPRTGNFEGWVNKTDWNTFYQQIWTDSLPAKYLQAYPVRTWAAHEITFFGPTKTSVSDADGTRRITTDGRTVYDAGRYLLPWEPREATDPHRLYHYNPAGGRSGWQLPRGWAGVSKVALYKLTDQGRQYVREVPVRLGRVTIDAEAKQPYVVHRTRLPAAADPRWGQATPLRDPGFSSGSLAGWDVSGPASVELSATGDYELVIGAGAAASVGQRLARLAPGTYAASVQVEVGATAGERRRAALTVRTADGTTAENWTDSSTAVNLVAADRKHDTRFQRMFTYFTVPEGGGRVDLALRAGEGDARVRFDNVRIVPAKRTTKPGTVAFEDFENVPQGWGVFVKGDAGGSTDPRTHIAQRHAPFTQRGWNGKVIDDVIDGSESLKSRGENYGLVYRTVQHTVRFDAGRRYRVSFRYENEKAGQYAWITGADEPATRELHRQALPVATRPTLLSYEFTAPAQGETWVGLRKTGDDGTAEFVLDTFEVREV